From Verrucomicrobiia bacterium, the proteins below share one genomic window:
- a CDS encoding ATP-binding cassette domain-containing protein, with amino-acid sequence MNNPASHPEHSADQQGISVKVTGLRKSFAGHEILKGIDFEVQPGEVFVLMGPSGSGKSVLLKQIIGLDPSDSGEILIDGHPIQDAAAMDHYRTAMVFQSSALLNSLTVGENVGLYLSEHHLKNPGEIGRIVADKLKAVGLSGHEEKMPAELSGGMKKRVAIARALVIEPQLILYDEPTSELDPISAVAIGEEILRLKKHIGVTSIVVSHDRDLAFGVADRIAVINAGRIIATGTPAEICRNPDPLIQQFLNADFKTAIQKAKL; translated from the coding sequence ATGAACAACCCGGCCTCTCATCCCGAGCATTCCGCCGACCAGCAAGGCATCAGCGTCAAGGTCACCGGCCTGCGCAAATCCTTTGCCGGCCACGAGATATTAAAGGGCATAGATTTTGAAGTGCAGCCGGGCGAAGTGTTCGTGCTCATGGGGCCGAGCGGCAGCGGAAAAAGTGTTTTGCTCAAGCAGATCATCGGGCTCGACCCATCAGATTCCGGCGAGATACTCATTGACGGCCATCCCATTCAGGACGCAGCGGCGATGGATCATTATCGCACGGCGATGGTCTTTCAATCCAGCGCGCTGCTCAATTCGCTCACGGTCGGCGAAAATGTGGGCCTCTACCTGAGCGAACACCATCTCAAAAACCCCGGTGAGATCGGACGCATCGTCGCGGACAAGCTCAAGGCCGTCGGCCTCAGTGGCCACGAGGAAAAAATGCCCGCGGAACTTTCCGGCGGCATGAAAAAACGTGTGGCCATCGCCCGCGCGCTGGTCATCGAACCGCAGTTGATTCTCTATGATGAACCGACGAGCGAACTTGATCCCATTTCCGCCGTCGCCATCGGTGAAGAAATTCTGCGGCTGAAAAAACACATCGGTGTCACATCCATCGTCGTTTCGCATGACCGCGATTTGGCGTTTGGCGTGGCCGACCGCATCGCCGTCATCAACGCCGGGCGCATCATCGCCACCGGCACACCCGCTGAGATTTGCCGGAACCCAGACCCGCTCATCCAGCAATTTCTCAACGCCGATTTCAAAACTGCCATTCAGAAAGCAAAATTATGA
- a CDS encoding ABC transporter permease yields the protein MFQNLGEMMLLFLRTLRSMPLVWRQRQKVFDQLFEIGNASLLMVCILSFFIGGVLALLTGPVLVERGVANAVGGLVGISMCKELAPVMMSILIAGRSGSSMAAEIGSMRVYQEIDALRTMNINPISYLVLPRMVAIAIALPILVVFSVFVGWCGGALVAANNYKIGVSYQPFLQNLRETVELSDVANGLIKSFVFALVIAIVSCHQGFQTIGGPRGVGRSVTKAVVNSIVLIVILDYFLTRVML from the coding sequence ATGTTTCAAAATCTTGGTGAGATGATGCTCCTCTTTTTGAGGACACTCCGTTCGATGCCGCTGGTTTGGCGTCAGCGCCAGAAGGTATTCGACCAGCTTTTTGAGATCGGCAATGCCAGCCTGCTCATGGTGTGCATCCTGTCGTTTTTCATCGGCGGCGTGCTGGCTCTCTTGACAGGCCCGGTGCTGGTCGAACGCGGCGTGGCCAATGCCGTCGGTGGTCTCGTCGGCATCTCCATGTGCAAGGAACTCGCCCCGGTCATGATGTCCATTCTTATTGCAGGCCGCAGCGGTTCCTCAATGGCGGCGGAAATCGGTTCGATGCGCGTCTATCAGGAAATTGACGCCTTGCGCACGATGAACATCAATCCCATCTCGTATCTTGTCCTGCCGCGCATGGTGGCCATTGCGATTGCGTTGCCCATCCTCGTGGTTTTCTCGGTGTTCGTCGGCTGGTGCGGGGGTGCGCTGGTCGCGGCGAACAATTACAAGATCGGCGTGTCCTATCAGCCGTTCCTGCAAAACCTGCGCGAGACGGTCGAACTCAGCGACGTCGCCAACGGCCTCATCAAAAGTTTCGTGTTCGCGCTGGTCATCGCGATTGTCTCCTGCCACCAGGGATTTCAAACCATCGGCGGACCGCGCGGCGTGGGCCGTTCGGTCACCAAGGCGGTCGTCAATTCGATCGTGCTCATCGTCATCCTGGATTACTTCCTCACCCGCGTGATGCTATGA
- the argS gene encoding arginine--tRNA ligase has protein sequence MLPHKEIQARLQAAVTAVFPGADTSSVLIRPCDPKFGDYQSNALMALAKERKLNPRQLATDVLVKLDVSAWCEKVDIAGAGFLNFRLAPAALAEALQSASRGEHLFFEKASHPRTIVVDFSSPNVAKPMHVGHIRSTGIGDAIQRVLRLLGHRVISDNHIGDWGTQFGKLLLGWKQILDRPALERDAIAELERLYRIINAECDAQPSRLEEARQELVKLQAGDAENIGIWKEMIRLSQKQFDAIYGRLDVKFDHALGESFYNPWLGSVVADLLARGIARESEDAVAVFSDGSLPPKEDPFLVNRDGEWLPDPALVRKSDGGFNYTTTDLATLDYRIKEWSPQEIVYVVDDRQSAHFRKLFLIFRRWRPEANQTKLIHVGFGKILGEDNKPFKTRSGDTVKLGDLLDEAEERAFQTVQAKQMEREESERLPETACREIARVVGLGAIKYADLVPNRQSDYVFSWDKMLALNGNTAPYLQYAYARIRSIFRKAELDNAVAGSAVSLNAPAEIALAKYLLNFGLVLEAVTEEYRPNYLCNYLYELAGHFARFYENCPVLKAEPAERASRLALCDLTAKVLRQGLEALGIQTLEQM, from the coding sequence ATGTTACCGCATAAAGAAATTCAAGCGCGCCTGCAAGCCGCCGTCACCGCCGTTTTTCCCGGCGCGGATACGTCCAGCGTGCTTATCCGCCCCTGCGATCCCAAGTTCGGCGATTACCAGTCGAACGCGCTCATGGCGCTCGCCAAGGAACGCAAGCTGAACCCTCGCCAACTCGCCACGGATGTCCTCGTCAAGCTCGATGTCTCGGCGTGGTGCGAGAAAGTGGATATTGCCGGCGCGGGCTTTTTAAATTTTCGTCTTGCGCCCGCCGCACTGGCGGAGGCGTTGCAAAGCGCCTCTCGCGGCGAGCATCTTTTTTTTGAGAAGGCCTCGCACCCGCGAACGATCGTCGTGGATTTCAGTTCTCCCAATGTCGCCAAGCCCATGCACGTCGGACATATTCGTTCCACAGGCATCGGCGATGCCATCCAGCGCGTGTTGCGGCTGCTGGGACATCGCGTCATTTCGGATAATCACATCGGCGATTGGGGCACGCAATTCGGCAAGCTGCTCCTCGGCTGGAAACAAATTCTCGACCGCCCCGCGCTTGAGCGCGATGCCATCGCCGAACTCGAACGCCTCTACCGAATCATCAATGCCGAGTGCGACGCCCAGCCCTCGCGACTCGAAGAAGCGCGGCAGGAGTTGGTCAAATTGCAGGCCGGTGATGCCGAGAACATTGGCATCTGGAAGGAGATGATTCGCCTTTCGCAAAAACAATTCGACGCCATCTACGGCCGGCTCGACGTGAAATTCGATCACGCGCTGGGCGAAAGCTTTTACAATCCGTGGCTCGGCTCGGTCGTCGCGGATTTGCTGGCGCGCGGCATCGCCCGCGAGAGCGAAGACGCGGTGGCGGTGTTCAGCGACGGCTCGCTGCCGCCCAAGGAAGATCCCTTTCTCGTCAATCGCGATGGCGAATGGCTGCCCGATCCCGCGCTGGTGCGCAAGAGTGACGGCGGTTTTAATTACACCACCACCGACCTCGCGACGCTCGATTATCGCATTAAAGAATGGTCGCCGCAGGAAATCGTCTATGTTGTGGACGACCGGCAATCGGCGCATTTCAGAAAATTATTTTTGATCTTCCGGCGCTGGCGGCCGGAAGCGAACCAGACGAAATTGATCCACGTTGGTTTCGGAAAAATTTTGGGCGAAGACAACAAGCCGTTCAAAACGCGCAGCGGCGATACGGTGAAACTTGGCGATTTGCTGGATGAAGCGGAGGAGCGCGCATTTCAGACGGTGCAGGCCAAACAAATGGAGCGCGAAGAATCCGAGCGTTTGCCGGAGACGGCATGCCGCGAGATAGCGCGCGTCGTCGGCTTGGGCGCGATCAAATACGCCGACCTCGTGCCGAACCGCCAAAGCGATTACGTTTTCAGTTGGGACAAAATGCTCGCCTTGAATGGCAACACCGCGCCGTATTTGCAATACGCCTACGCGCGCATCCGCAGTATTTTCCGCAAGGCGGAATTGGATAATGCAGTCGCGGGTTCAGCGGTTTCGCTCAATGCGCCTGCGGAAATTGCGCTGGCGAAATACCTATTGAACTTTGGCCTCGTGCTCGAAGCCGTAACGGAGGAATATCGCCCAAATTATTTGTGCAATTATCTCTACGAACTGGCCGGGCACTTCGCGCGGTTCTACGAGAATTGTCCCGTGCTCAAGGCCGAGCCCGCTGAGCGCGCGAGCCGCCTGGCCTTATGCGATTTGACGGCAAAAGTTTTGCGGCAAGGCTTGGAGGCCCTTGGGATCCAGACTTTGGAGCAGATGTAA